CTCTTGGTCTGTCAGCCCCAGTGTGGCCTGGATAGAAGTCATCAGCGGCGCATGATTGAACCACACAAAGAAGCTAATGAAGAATGCTATCCACGTGAGATGCAAAACGCCTGTACTGCGGTCTCGGCGGAAGATGTTGATACCTGTTGGGCTCGGAAGTGCCATAAGAAACCTACTCTCATTGGTCAGATCGGGTATCTGAGCCGCTATCTGTGGCACTGCTCCGGTTCAATTGGGCAGATCTAAATGACACAGTTGAGAAGGTAGGAAAGCCGGGGATATGCCCCTTTGCGGGGCACTTTGCACAAATATTGGGCTAACAGCATCCAAGATGAGGGCTTTGGGGGTGTGACACCTGATAGCGTTGAGACCAGAGGATAGATCATCAACGCTATCAACTATGAAGGCCTGTCGCCCAAACCCGCCGCGCCCAATAGCCGGATCGCGCAGCCTATTGGTTTAGAACGCCTATCCGGCCTCCAAGTGAACGATTTGGTCAAAATGTCGCCGTGTAATCTGCTGCTGAGGCAGCCTGACCTCGTCCTTATCCAGGATATTGAATGAGGGCTTGCCTAAGTAGGAGGGCGGCAGAACCATGAAGCGCAGAAAACTGGTCATCGCATGATCGGCGCTGGCTTCAGCCCGAACTGGAAAATTTGCCGTTTCAAACCAGGCCCGACCCGGGGTCGCGACATGCAAATGTTCATCTCCAACAACCGAAAGCTCTCCAACCGTCAAAAACCGAAGTCCGTCCCCTGGATGAATATGGCGAAAGGCAACAGCACTTGGCGGGAATTTAACCTCGTCCATGCGAAGCAAAACGTCTGAAGACCCTGAGGGCACTGGCAAAGAGACTTGCCCATACCCCTGAGCCTGTTCAACCGGTGCATCGTGGGACAAATCAAACCGAACCCAATGCGTCTTTGCCGTTCCGGCGACTTCAAACGTATCACCCTTGCGAAGGAGAGCGCCGCCTCCTTGTTTAACTTTGTCTCCATTGATCAAGAGAGAGCCATGAAAAAGCCGCAATCCGCCAAAGGCGTGTGCAAAGTGCTGGAGGCCATCGCTACCTCCGCTGCCGGATGAAACCGAAAGAAAGTAAGTCGTCACGTCTGCCCCTCAGTAAAATCAATTTAGTGGAGTATCTCCGGAAAAAATCGACACGACAAGTAACGTAGGGTAAATATGTGAAAAAGAGGTTATTCCGGTTCGTCGTCGATGATTTTGATCATAAGTTGAGAACCTTACCCCACCTATATTGGACGTCAGGCCAAAATGGCGCCCCAGCAGTACGCATTTTGTCAGTCTCAACATCGCCCGCGTAATCAAGAATACCCTTCTTGTAACTCTGGCGCGCTCGTGACGCAGTTAACCAGCGGCCGACCTGCGGTGTATGACGGTCCCACAATCCCGAAAACCCCAGCCGGTCAAGACGGTCCACATAGGAAACAAGGGCCACATCCGCGAGACTATAGCGCGTGCCCAACAGCCAGGGGCCACGGTCCAAGATCGTTTGCATATCGTGAAACAGGCTGCGAAGGATAAAAAATGCTGCGTCTACATGTGGCGATTCCAAACCCAGGTTGAACAGATCGCGGCGCTTGGCCCGTGCTGCCGGGTTGGGCATGCGCAGGATCGCGGCCTCTGCTTCTTCGGGCGTCTTGGCAGCACGAATCCGACTGCGCCCCACAGTGGAAAACGTCATCGTGTTGATGGCTGCATGGACATCGATGCAGCGTGCCAACCACATCCGTGCCCGAGCACTGTCCTGCGGGTTTTTGGGTATCAAACGGGGACCGGTCCCCAAGTCATCAATATACTCAAGAATTACGCTGGATTCGACAACCACAAGACCGCCATCCACAAGCGTTGGCACCACGCCCTTGGGATTAAGCCGCAAATATTCAGGCCTGTGCTGCTCTCCCTTGGTCAGGTTAATTTGATGACTGTGCCATTCAAGGCCCTTTTCACTCAGCCCGATACGGACCTTAGCTGAACAGACACTTGTTGTACCGTGAGAGAGCTCTAACATTTGGGGCTTCCACATCCTTGGACTGTTCTTAGCGTTTTGGGATACCTGTTTTGTCGTCGTCAGGCGCATCACGCATCGTCACCCCGTCAACAAGCACAAAAACAATAGAACAAGGTTCAGTCCCGCGATTGGACCAGGCATGATTGGTGCCACGTTGAACTACCATGTCCCCGGCTTTGAGCAAGATCTCGTCCTCATCCATCATCATGTAAATCTCGCCCGACAGCACGATGCCGTAGTCGACGGAATTTGTCCGGTGCATAAACGGATGGCGCGCATTCTCGACAATATTGGCGGCGGCGCCCATTTCAGCAAATGCTGACTTACCATCCAGTTTTGCCAATACCTCGGGGTCTTCGGGCAGGAACTCAACACAGCGAAAGACACTGCCATTTTCCGGCGGATGCAAGATGAACGGACCTGTGCAGGTTTCAGTCGGCCCATCATATTCCGCCGGCGTTCCGTCAGACAGCCAGAAATTGGTCAGCGTCACCCCCGGACGATTGGGCCGTTGTAGAACTTGGGTCGCGATCTCATCGCTTTCGACGATAGCAACGCCCATGTCATCGTGTCCGGTGACCACTCTTCTAAAGCTTCGGGTCATGGTATTTCCTTTGATGTAGGGACTTATGTCTGCGCCGGGGCGCGTGATTTTTCGAACAGGATAAGCGCGATAAATGCTGCCGCCCCTGCCAGTGCTGTGAATGGGCCCTGGAACAGCAGGGCCAGTCCACTGGCCCCTGCCACGATCCGCAATAGCGGGCTTATCGGTTGGTAAAGGCAGCCGATCACCGCGATCGAAATCGCTGCAATGCCGGCAAATCCCGTAACCCAAGCCGCCACAATATCCAACACAGTGCCCTGCATCACCAAGCCAGGCCCAAAGATAAAAGCAAACGGCAACACAAAGCTGGTCACCGCATAAGAGGCAGCGGTCCAGCCGACCTTATTGATATTTGCATCCGCAATGCCGCCCGCAACATAGGCTGCCAAGGCCACCGGAGGTGTGATTGTCGATATGCAACCGTAATAGAACACAAAGAAGTGGGCCGACAGAACCGGCACGCCCAGCTTGACCAAGGCAGGGGCCACGACCGTGGCCAGGATCAAATAGGCTGCTGTGGTCGGCAGGCCCATACCCAGGATAATCGAGGTGATCATGGTGAAAAACAGCGCCAGAAACAGCGATCCGTTAGAGGCCACATCGATCAGCAAAGCGATCTTTGACCCCAGACCGGTGATCCCCAGAATACCCGAGATAATCCCCGCCGCCGCACAGGCCGCTGATATGGTCACCACGCTGCGCCCGCCTTCGGAGACTCCGTTAGCAATTTTACCCAGCAGCTCGCGATTGATACCGCGGCGTTGCACAATAACCGATCCTATCAGCACTGCCATCGCCCAGAGCGACGCCTTGAACGGTGAATATCCCTTAAGCATCAAGGCAATCAGAATACCAAAGGCCGCCATGAAGGGGATACCCTGCAAGAGAACCTGGCCAAGGGATCGTCCATCCGCCTGATTTTCAGGACTGGCGGTGATGCCGTTTTTGATCCCTTGCAAGTGCACAACCGCAAAGGCTGACCCAAAAAACAACAGCGCCGGCAACAGCGCGGTGGCCATCACGGATGTGTAGGGAACACCGACAATCTCGGCCATGATAAAGGCCGCAGCTCCCATGACGGGCGGCATCAGCTGGCCACCGGTTGATGCAACAGCTTCTATCGCGCCGGCTTGATGAGGCGCGTAGCCCTCGCGCTTCATCACCGGGATAGTCACAACACCGGTGACCGCGACATTGCCGGCCGCCGATCCGGACACCATGCCGATCAAGGCAGAAAACATCACCGCGGACTTGGCACTTGCAGCACGCATACCGCGGGTCAGCCGCACCGAGACCTGAAAGAAAAAGTCCCCTGCACCAAGGCCGGACAGCAGCGCACCAAAGATGGTGAAGACAATGATGTAGGTGGCCGCCACCCCTACAGGGATGCCGTAGATGCCCTGTGTGTCGGTGGTCAGGAACAGCACAATGCGTTCGAACCCATAGCCGCGCCCATATAAGACGCCGGGCAAATAGGGGCTTAGGAATGGATAGCTAAAGAATACCAAGGTGATAACAGCTAGAATAAGCCCAACGCCACGTCGCGCTGCCTCAAACACGACAGCCACCAACACGGCCCCCGCATAAAAGTCGCCGATTTCAGTCAGCCCGCCGCTAAAGGCGATAGCCTTCCACCGGGTCAGCATCCACCAACTGGCCGAGATCGTTGCTGCGATCAGGCCAAGACTCATCATTGTATTTGCCGCGCTGCCGTCCAGTTTCGGGGTTGCCGGCTTAAGAATAAACAGGATCGAAAAGGCAAACATCACATGGGTCAACCGCATCGGCATCGTAGAGACCGTGATCACCCCCGACACGATTAGCAAGTGATACAGACCAAGCCCAATGCCTGCCCAAAACAGCAGTTTTTCTTTGCGTAGAAGTCGCATTCAACAGAGTACCGTCTATGAAGTTGAAATGCGCTGACCCGGCCTCATTAGCGACAGGTCAGCAAGGTTTACGTTACTTGTTAAAGTAACGCACAGCACCTTCGTGCAATGGAATGGCAAGATTAAGCGTCGTTGCCGGGTCCATCTGGCGGGCGCTGGCATTCTCGGCTTTCAGCTCATCCAGATGGTCAAAGATGGCCGCTGTAATCTTCTCAGCGATATCTGCATCCATTGAACTTGGAACAACCAACATATTGTTGACCCCGATCAACTGCCCGGCGGCAGGTGTTCCATAGACATCCGCAGGCACATCCACCGCCGCAAACGCGCCGTTCTTGGCCAGGGCCTCGTCCATAATTCCGTCCGAGAACGATATGAATTTCAGTGAATGACCAGCCGAGGCCTGCATAACTGCACCCGCAGGAAGCCCTGACAACGCAAAGGCGGCGTCCACGTTGCCATCGGTCAACTGGCTGAACCCATCCGAGTACGACAGGAAGCTGGGAGTGAAATCATCCAGCGTCATGTCATGCAGGGGCAGCAAGAAGTTCATGAACCCCAGTGTCCCACCACCAGCGGGACCAATGGCAACGCGCTTGCCCTTAAGGTCCTCAATTGTTTCGATATCAGAATCGCCCATTACGACCATGTGCAAAACACTGGGGTGCAGTGCAGCCACGGCGTTAAGTTCAATGGCACCTGATTTATAAGGACCTTTGCCTTTGATGGCCAAGACCGCCAGGTTATTGTTGGTGATCGCAATCTCGACTTCGCTTGTTCCAATCAAACGAGGGTTCTGCACCGACCCGCCAGTAACGATCGGGACCATTGAAATCTCATCACCAGCATATTTGTTGACGAGGTTAGATATGCTCTGGCCCATCGGATAAAAAGCGCCCCCAACACTTGCCGTTCCCATGCGCAACTCTTCCGCCTGGGCCACGCTGCCAGACAACACCGCAACCGCCGCTGCAACTTTTAGAATCTTGAACATTTGTAGTCCTCCCTTGCGATGGCAAGGATAAACGACAAAAAGCTCTTGTAAATATTTTATCGACTTTTTATTGAACTTGGCCAAAAAATACGCGAAAACGACAAATAGAGCGAAAAAGCAGAAAACCGGAGAGTGCCCCGATGCGCGAGAACCATTTTGAAGACGGCAAGTACTGGGTAAGCCCCTATAATTTCGTACCAGAAGTGCGCAAAAATCTGCTGTTACCGCCCAAAGTTCAAATCCACGATGCGACCTTGCGCGATGGTGAACAGACCCCGGGTGTCGTCTTCTCGATCGATGATAAGATCCGCATCGCGACAAAAATGGACGAAATCGGCATCGAACGGATCGAAGCAGGAATGCCGGCTGTTTCGCTGCAAGATGCCGAAGCGATCAAGGAAATCTCTAAGCTTGGTTTGAAGTCCAAGATCTTTACCTTTGCACGGGCTATGAAAAAAGACATCGACATGGCACTGGAATGTGGCGCCGACGGCGTCATCATCGAGGTGCCCATCGGATATCCAAAACTGGTCACTCAGTTTGGCTGGACCTGGGAAGACGTCTTTAAGAAAAGCCGTGACGTGATCAACTACGCCAGAGAGCAAGGCCTATATGCCGTATTCTTTCCCTACGACACAACGCGCGCGCGCCCGGATGATCTGACCAACCTGTGCAAGGCGGTGATGAACGAATCCCCACCCGATTCCATCGGTATCGTCGACACCATGGGCTGCGCGACGCCTGAAGCGATCAAATACATGGTGCGTTGGGTCAAGGACATGACCGGCCTGCCGATAGAGATCCACACTCACAATGACTTTGGCATGGGCGTCGCAACCGAATTGGCTGCCGTCACGGCCGGAGCGGAAGTGGTGCACAGCTGCGGCAACGGGCTGGGCGAGCGTACAGGCAACGCCGCGCTGGAAGAACTGATGCTGGGGCTCGACCTACTATACGGCTATGACACGGGTTATCATTTTGACAAACTGCCGGAACTGGGCGACCTGCTATCGCAGCTTTCCAATATCCCTATCGCACGTAACAAACCAGTTCTGGGCACTGGGAATTTCATTCGCGAGTCGGGAATTGGCATTCAATATGTAATGCACGACCCGCTTGTCATGTTTGGCACCCACCCATCCCTGACAGGTCGCGCAGGCGAAGTTGTCTTGGGTAAGAAAAGTGGTAAGGCCTCGATCACATACAAACTGGAAGAGCTGGGCCTTGGCGAGGTTACCGACGAGCAATCAGCCGAGATTTTGGATAGCGTAAAACAAAAGGGCATCCAGAAACGTGACATCCTGGACGATGCAGAATTCATTGCCATCGTCACAGAAGTCCGCGCGGCGTGACCCGTCTTAATACCAATACCGCGCTGCCAAGATAGCATTTCAGCACAAAACGGGGCCCAATTGTACGTATTCGATGCATTGGGCCCCGTTTTGTGCAATAAATCCCAATCAGACTGCTATGATTTGTTGAAATTGCCTGAAAAGTCGATATTTTGTCACCATGAACATAAGCGATGTACCCAGCAAACCTAGCGTGTCCAAGTCCGACAGCTCTGCGACCCATCGGGCGTATACGGAACTGCGCCGGTTGATCTTGACTGGCCAGTATAAGCCGGGCGAAAAACTCAAGATTGAGACGTTGCGAAAGGCGCTGAACACCGGTGCGTCGCCAATCCGTGAGGCTCTTAGCCTTTTGACCTCGGACCAATTGGTCGAACGTTTGGACCAACGCGGGTTCCGGGCCGCCGAAGCCGGACGCAAAAACTTCGAGGACATTTTGAAACTTCGCTGCACGCTCGAGGACATGGCACTGCGTGAAAGCATCGCAAATGCCACTGAGAGTTGGGAAGAAAACCTGGTCCTTTGCCATCATCGGATGGTGCGCGGCTCTCGCGATGACATTGAAGAGTTCGAGGCGAGGCATAAAGCGTTTCATATGGCCCTGCTCGCTGGCTGTAACTCGCCCATTCTGCTGCGTTATTGCAGCCAGCTTTACGATCTTAATGTTCGGTATCGCTACCTGGCTTTGCAATCCAATAATTACCTGAAACGGGATATTCCAAAAGAGCATCAGGATATTATGGATGCGGCAATCGCCCGAAATCCTGATCTTGTGTCGGAACGTCTGCTCAACCACTACCGCCAAACTGGGGCATTTCTGACCGGACTATTAGCCGGAACTCTTTAGATGGATTTCTGGCTCGACACTGTCAGACCATGACATCCTAGCCGGACAGATCCCTACGGAAGTCGAACCATAGCGCCCTTGTTACATCAACCTAACGCAACAAAACACCAATATGACGACACTCTCGCACTGACTTGAACGTACCCCATTTCTGCTAACCCAAACTGGAGAAAAAAGATGTTTTCAAGACGCAGGTTTTTACAGACGACGGCTGCAGTTGCCGGGACCATTACCGTGTTACCGCAACTCGCCGCCGCAGATGGCCATTCCATGCATTTTGCAGATGGATCGATCAACGTGATCCCGGTTGCGCATGCCTCATTGGTTATCGAAACCCCCATGGGCGTGATCTATGCTGACCCGGTGGGCGATCCGGCGTTATACGCTGATTTTCCCCCCGCTGATCTGGTGCTGATTACGCACCATCACGGCGACCATCTCAACAATGACACACTGGCCGCAGTGATGGGCGAGACCACGACACTGATTTCAAACAAGGGCGCGCAGGAAAAGATGGCCGCCGATATGGCCGCCCGTGCGCAAGTGATTGCGAACGGAGACACAACAGCGTTCGGCGATATCGGGATCGAGGCAATAGCCGCCTATAACACAACAGAAGGTCGCCTGAAATTCCACCCGCAAGGGCGCGACAACGGCTATGTTTTGACGATTGGTGGCACCCGTGTCTATCTCTCCGGCGATACCGAAGATGTACCCGAGATGCGGGCGCTACAGAATATTGACGTCGCCCTGCTGTGCATGAATTTGCCCTTCACCATGGACATCAACGCGGCCGCCAGCGCAGTGGCCGAATTCAAACCTGCCGTTGTCATCCCCTACCACTACCGGGGCAAAGACGGCGGTACCCAAGATCCCGTGGCCTTTGCTGCTTTGTTAGACAGCTCGATCAAAGTTCAGCAGGGCAATTGGTACGGTTAAACCCTGAGGGTGAAGAGGTGCCTGTGAAAGCAGAAATATCACAACAGACTATCTGAAGCAGATCCTGAAGACGTCTGCGTGATACGATGCCACGCTTATCATGCACTGCCTGACACAACTCATCGGGCGGTGCATATGAGTGGCGACAATGCGCCGGTTTTCCTGCATTGCGGGGATCAAGACCACTGGCCCATGTCCGGCACTTAGCACGCAGCCATAGTCTCCTCTAACTCCCGCCAGTGTTGCAGCCAATCCTGACCACCCAAGGCATCGGACAAAGGTTGCAGCTGTTTTTCACAAGCTTTCCACCGATCCAGACCTTTGATGTTGATTTTCTCGCGCACTTGCATCGTTGATGCCGTGTGAACGGCGCCACTGCCCCGTTCCGGGCTTAGACAAGTCTCCTGCCAAGGCAATCCGGCATGATCGATCAATGCGCGGATCTGTTGGTCAGGCGACTGCACCAGCGCGCGATAAGACTGCATGCGCATTTTCTTTCCAAGTTTTTGTGAGAAGCTTTCTGCTGAGCGGTACACTTCGCGCGTCATCATTCCAATCCACGGCAAGCATGCCGAAAATTCATTTTTCTCACCGTAAAGCGTTGAAAAATTAGACAGTCCCACATCCAGAGGATGGCGCATCATGAATAGGAATCTTGCATCTGGCAGCAAATATTGCGCAATTCCCATGTTGAAACAATTGAGTGGTAACTTATCAATTATCACCTGGTGCTTATTTGGTAATCCATTGAATGCGTTACCGAAATAACTACCGCGCAACGCTTTGATCTGCGCATCAGATCGACTTTCCAACCACTGCCAAAGGTTCTGGTCCGGACTTAGGGAGTTATGCATGAAAGTTGCTATCAAAGACAGTGCACAGCTTTCACCCACGCTACCTACTTGATCATGCCGCATCAGGATCCGTTCCACCAAGGTCGTACCCGACCGAGGCAACCCACATACAAAGATCACACGTGGGTCTTGCGAAGTTTTGTTTGTATGTTTCTTGGGCCGAAAATGCGCGACTTGATCATCCACCCTCTGCTTCACCGTATCAAAGTCAAACTCTCGGTTTTGGGACGTTTTTGCGCGCGCAAAATGCTGAAATGCAGCAGTGTAATGACCTGAAGCCGCTTCGACTTGACCAAGCGTGTTGGACGCCAGAGCTTGCGCTTCGGCTGGCAGCTTATTTGACTTGTCGAACTTCCGCAGCAGCGCAACCCATTTCGAATTCCGCCGGAGTGGCACCATCTCGTTCAGATGGTACATCGCCCACACTTGATTGGGGTCCAGTTTCAGCACCTTCTGACACTCAGCTATTGCCCCCTCCACATCACCAGACAATTGACGCAGCTTACTCAATTTCATCCGGTAGCTGGTTTTCCCCGGGCAATTATCAATCAAAAAGCCAAGCATCGCGATCGCAGTTTTGGTGTCGCCTATTTGAAAATAGCACTCGGCCGCCCGGTCGAGGGTCTCAAGGTCTAGAGGATTCGCCTCTAGCTTGAACTTCAATTGGGCCAATGCCGGAACGAATTGCCGACGTGCGATCAGCTTATCCACGAACGCATGGCGTTCTTCTGAGTGTATCGGTGTGAGATGGGCCTCAACAGGTTGGGATAGCGATAAAGATGACATCTTGGCGTCCTAGATGCTTGAGGCGGTCAGCCACAAAAGCGAGAAGAATACTAACATGCCAACACATAAATAGGGTGCGGGGCACATTGAGCTACCGAGCTTATTCTTATCATTAAGCGGGAAATTTTAATTTTGTCATAATTTGAAATTGTAAATCTTC
This portion of the Parasedimentitalea marina genome encodes:
- a CDS encoding GntR family transcriptional regulator encodes the protein MSKSDSSATHRAYTELRRLILTGQYKPGEKLKIETLRKALNTGASPIREALSLLTSDQLVERLDQRGFRAAEAGRKNFEDILKLRCTLEDMALRESIANATESWEENLVLCHHRMVRGSRDDIEEFEARHKAFHMALLAGCNSPILLRYCSQLYDLNVRYRYLALQSNNYLKRDIPKEHQDIMDAAIARNPDLVSERLLNHYRQTGAFLTGLLAGTL
- a CDS encoding tetratricopeptide repeat-containing sulfotransferase family protein; this encodes MSSLSLSQPVEAHLTPIHSEERHAFVDKLIARRQFVPALAQLKFKLEANPLDLETLDRAAECYFQIGDTKTAIAMLGFLIDNCPGKTSYRMKLSKLRQLSGDVEGAIAECQKVLKLDPNQVWAMYHLNEMVPLRRNSKWVALLRKFDKSNKLPAEAQALASNTLGQVEAASGHYTAAFQHFARAKTSQNREFDFDTVKQRVDDQVAHFRPKKHTNKTSQDPRVIFVCGLPRSGTTLVERILMRHDQVGSVGESCALSLIATFMHNSLSPDQNLWQWLESRSDAQIKALRGSYFGNAFNGLPNKHQVIIDKLPLNCFNMGIAQYLLPDARFLFMMRHPLDVGLSNFSTLYGEKNEFSACLPWIGMMTREVYRSAESFSQKLGKKMRMQSYRALVQSPDQQIRALIDHAGLPWQETCLSPERGSGAVHTASTMQVREKINIKGLDRWKACEKQLQPLSDALGGQDWLQHWRELEETMAAC
- a CDS encoding glutathione S-transferase family protein — protein: MLELSHGTTSVCSAKVRIGLSEKGLEWHSHQINLTKGEQHRPEYLRLNPKGVVPTLVDGGLVVVESSVILEYIDDLGTGPRLIPKNPQDSARARMWLARCIDVHAAINTMTFSTVGRSRIRAAKTPEEAEAAILRMPNPAARAKRRDLFNLGLESPHVDAAFFILRSLFHDMQTILDRGPWLLGTRYSLADVALVSYVDRLDRLGFSGLWDRHTPQVGRWLTASRARQSYKKGILDYAGDVETDKMRTAGAPFWPDVQYRWGKVLNL
- a CDS encoding LeuA family protein codes for the protein MRENHFEDGKYWVSPYNFVPEVRKNLLLPPKVQIHDATLRDGEQTPGVVFSIDDKIRIATKMDEIGIERIEAGMPAVSLQDAEAIKEISKLGLKSKIFTFARAMKKDIDMALECGADGVIIEVPIGYPKLVTQFGWTWEDVFKKSRDVINYAREQGLYAVFFPYDTTRARPDDLTNLCKAVMNESPPDSIGIVDTMGCATPEAIKYMVRWVKDMTGLPIEIHTHNDFGMGVATELAAVTAGAEVVHSCGNGLGERTGNAALEELMLGLDLLYGYDTGYHFDKLPELGDLLSQLSNIPIARNKPVLGTGNFIRESGIGIQYVMHDPLVMFGTHPSLTGRAGEVVLGKKSGKASITYKLEELGLGEVTDEQSAEILDSVKQKGIQKRDILDDAEFIAIVTEVRAA
- a CDS encoding TAXI family TRAP transporter solute-binding subunit; protein product: MFKILKVAAAVAVLSGSVAQAEELRMGTASVGGAFYPMGQSISNLVNKYAGDEISMVPIVTGGSVQNPRLIGTSEVEIAITNNNLAVLAIKGKGPYKSGAIELNAVAALHPSVLHMVVMGDSDIETIEDLKGKRVAIGPAGGGTLGFMNFLLPLHDMTLDDFTPSFLSYSDGFSQLTDGNVDAAFALSGLPAGAVMQASAGHSLKFISFSDGIMDEALAKNGAFAAVDVPADVYGTPAAGQLIGVNNMLVVPSSMDADIAEKITAAIFDHLDELKAENASARQMDPATTLNLAIPLHEGAVRYFNK
- a CDS encoding cupin domain-containing protein; protein product: MTRSFRRVVTGHDDMGVAIVESDEIATQVLQRPNRPGVTLTNFWLSDGTPAEYDGPTETCTGPFILHPPENGSVFRCVEFLPEDPEVLAKLDGKSAFAEMGAAANIVENARHPFMHRTNSVDYGIVLSGEIYMMMDEDEILLKAGDMVVQRGTNHAWSNRGTEPCSIVFVLVDGVTMRDAPDDDKTGIPKR
- a CDS encoding TRAP transporter permease, which produces MRLLRKEKLLFWAGIGLGLYHLLIVSGVITVSTMPMRLTHVMFAFSILFILKPATPKLDGSAANTMMSLGLIAATISASWWMLTRWKAIAFSGGLTEIGDFYAGAVLVAVVFEAARRGVGLILAVITLVFFSYPFLSPYLPGVLYGRGYGFERIVLFLTTDTQGIYGIPVGVAATYIIVFTIFGALLSGLGAGDFFFQVSVRLTRGMRAASAKSAVMFSALIGMVSGSAAGNVAVTGVVTIPVMKREGYAPHQAGAIEAVASTGGQLMPPVMGAAAFIMAEIVGVPYTSVMATALLPALLFFGSAFAVVHLQGIKNGITASPENQADGRSLGQVLLQGIPFMAAFGILIALMLKGYSPFKASLWAMAVLIGSVIVQRRGINRELLGKIANGVSEGGRSVVTISAACAAAGIISGILGITGLGSKIALLIDVASNGSLFLALFFTMITSIILGMGLPTTAAYLILATVVAPALVKLGVPVLSAHFFVFYYGCISTITPPVALAAYVAGGIADANINKVGWTAASYAVTSFVLPFAFIFGPGLVMQGTVLDIVAAWVTGFAGIAAISIAVIGCLYQPISPLLRIVAGASGLALLFQGPFTALAGAAAFIALILFEKSRAPAQT
- a CDS encoding MBL fold metallo-hydrolase, whose protein sequence is MFSRRRFLQTTAAVAGTITVLPQLAAADGHSMHFADGSINVIPVAHASLVIETPMGVIYADPVGDPALYADFPPADLVLITHHHGDHLNNDTLAAVMGETTTLISNKGAQEKMAADMAARAQVIANGDTTAFGDIGIEAIAAYNTTEGRLKFHPQGRDNGYVLTIGGTRVYLSGDTEDVPEMRALQNIDVALLCMNLPFTMDINAAASAVAEFKPAVVIPYHYRGKDGGTQDPVAFAALLDSSIKVQQGNWYG